Within Takifugu rubripes chromosome 20, fTakRub1.2, whole genome shotgun sequence, the genomic segment AGACGGTGCATACTAATGACACGCAGCCATTTAGGAGGAAAACCTGCAGGATTCACACATCTCATTTTCATCTCcaaaaaaacctctttttacCATTGAAATGAAGATGAGCTTTTTAAGCTTGAGTAACCTGCCAGCCGCGAGTAAATGGAAAAATCTATTTCATTAACATAAATCAGAACTGTATGGTGTCTCTTGGCGCCGAGGCGGTTAGGGTCGGTTTGTCATATGGTACACAGCAACCAAGTCGGACTGAGCATCAAACGGGTGGCAATTCAGAGCAGGGCAAAATGCCAACATGAGAAATGAGGTGCAATATTTTTCCACACCAGGGTCACcttattaaattaaatatataaagtCACAGTGAATCTTTGTATATCTATGAAATCAGAGGCTTTAAGAGTCTTTTGTTGTGATACCTGATCGTCTCCTCCTGGTATAGAGAGCTGACCGCCGCTCCTCCAAAGCCCgttctcctctctgttcctcgTCTCTCCTGTCAAAAAAAGATCAGGCACATGAAAAACAGCCTCCACCTTGTACACATCTAcagctgatgctaacagacACTGAAACCTGATCCAGTTTTACTCAACATCCAAAGTTTCTGTCCTGTACGGACAAGGACGGGCAGACTGTCCTCATTGTTCAGGGCACTACAAAGGATTAAATTCACCTATTCACCTTGAATATATGAaccttttgcttttcttttttactgtaGCCTTTGAaaagacacacagaggaagCTCACAATGTGTAGTTTTGAAACAGGCCTCAGGGGCCCTCAGATGATGACCTCATCGCCATCAAATATCCAACAATTTGTGCAAGGCCAACATTAAATGTAGTGTCTAAATTTGTAGGCCTTGTTAATCTTCTGttattttcttcctcctcccagcaATTACACATTCCGTTTCTGTTTAGCCATGACTTTTATTACTCTGCCTATTCTTCGAGCTGAACCTTGGCTCACAAAAGAGCCCACGCAAATCTGATTTCAGGAAATGGGGAAAGTGGGAGAGAACATGACAAGTGGAACAAAACAACTGTGTGTGCACTTTTGGGGACATCTTAATTCACTTCAGAAACTCAGAATATTCGCTGATgcgccgctcctgctcctcttcagtATAATGTAATATAAACCCAGCGTGTACTCAAAAATTGAGAGAGGAATGGAGGTCAAATTCTGCCCATTATTCTCTGTCCAGCGTATCCCTCTATGCACTCCTACTTAGAACAGAAAAGCCACAGCCATGCTCTGGCGCTTTGTTCACGCTAATACAATCGTCTTTTTAGCGAGGCATTTGTTGGGCTGTCTGTTGAGCTCTCCCCTGGCATTGTGCAGCTGTGGTAGAGTCAGCCAGTCCTGCCCTGCAGCACAGCCGGGGAGAAAAGGAGGTGTCAGGAGTGGACATGCGAGTGACAGTGACGCTATTAAGGAGGCATAAACATGgaaggggggaaagaaaaatggaGGGGGAAAGCAATAATGGGAAAGGAAGTGAATGAGGGTAGTGTAGAGCTGAAACTAACAAAGAGTAAAGGGTGCACTGAGAGATTGTTGGAAGATCGCAATCAGAGCTGGTGGGACAAAACAATAAGATCACAAAGGATGTCTAAGGGAtccttttattgttattttaaatttaaatgctATTTTCACACTGTGTAAAGCTAAAGTGGATATGATGCTACTATTTGACCATTACAGCATAATGCTTACTACTATGACCATATGatgcttctgcttttttttttaacctttattgTAGTTATCCTGTCAGAGGAATATTTCAGATGTATTTAATCAGttgttaaaaaatatataaaaatatctaaaattaTATTATACATGTAGCTCAATATACAGcaatatacaatatatatacAGCTCAATTACAACTAAATGTAGATTACAGTAGTTTGAGATTCTGAAATTTCAATTAGTTCCAGAAACAATTATCAAGTCTACTGCCTATCTACCTATTTGGCATGTTTCTAGAATGATTTCTGAAGAAGACAGTACACTGGTCATGTTGCAAGTAAATGTTTCATCTATTTCCCAATATATGAGGTATTAGAAAATGGAAATCACGATCTCATCTATTTTTAACGCAGTGACACTGACCTCTACTGGCACGGAACTACATTGCATCAATAAAGGGCAGCAATAACGCTTGGCACTTTTGTATTAATCATTTTCTCTTGCTATGAGCCATAGGTCAACACTAACGTCAAAATTCAAGTAAATATAAGATgttaacagcaataataaaataacaaataaaaagtaTGAGGatataaaagagagaaaacagagaaagaaaagtcaCAGTAACTCTCTGTAGGTGGTTATCTGAGTCTACTCTCAACACAATAAGTGCATATGAACTGTTATTATGGTTTATTTTAGCCTAAATGCACACATGTACaatgcacacatgtacacacatgcacacgtgcataAGAAAAAACTTTGGTGGTATAATGTTACAATCACATTTGAATAGTTGACCAGTAAGAATGGACATACAGTATAAGCTAACACTGCATACACTATTACAATATTAAGACTTTGTTTTACAATTCTTACTATTGGTAATCCCAGTAAATTGTTTGAATATGATGAGTGGCCTCAAAATTGTATTTCAGTGCTGAGCTATTTATAgcctctgcccctccctctgAATCTGTATACTGGGTGAATACTGACAGGAGCCTGCTACTGATAAAGTGACTAGATTAACGTAAACATACATAGATAACCCCATTTATCTGTTTATCTATTAACTATCCATTTCCCCTTGACAAAATTGAGAGCTGCAAGCAAGATATCGCCTCATCGGGAGTGGTGATGTTAAACAACTTTGGCAACAATTTAAAGATTTGTCATTACCTTcgtgctgccttcagggtctAAGACATTAATGCAGGCAATGTACTCCCGCATTGCCTGTTCTGCTTCCATGTCTCCAAGCTCCTTCCATGCCTGCCTGTAGTCATATTAAAATGTCAACAACATACCCAAGAATCAGCTAAATGGATGTGAATCATACAATGGGTGTGTttacaaagacagacagaaaaatggCCTCCTAAAGAAAGacaatttaaacaaaaacaaagttaaatATGATGATTCTGGTCCATCAAAGAAATGCCTCCTAGCACATTCTTCAGCAGCACATTGCTCAATGGATTTTAGTAACATGTGGACAACCTGGAGAGCATTGTTGTCAcatcatttaatttaaaatctatACAAAATGAATTCATACACaccattttttctgtccttcaaAGTCAAAGAAGCCAGGTTTTGGAGTATTACACTTGCCAACTTTGGCCTGAAACCAATAATATGGATTAATGACCTTATTATCTCTATCGTAATCACATACATTACATGCCAACAAAATCGTGTTTATGTGTACTTCATCGGTGATGTTAAGGCTGTTGAGTATTTACTGTGGACTTCAAATCCGAATTTCTTTGGCAAAATTAGTTAGGGTTTATCTCATACTCACTTGCTTATATCGTGCATACAGGTAaagcagctgctctctgctaGCCGTCTGAACCAAATCTCGTAAACGATCAGCCGCAGACTCAAACTCCCGTTCCAGCTCTTCTCCATCCACCCGATCTCCCATTTCCATCGCACTACAGTCAAATTTACTCAAATCTAGATCGGAATCTGAGTCCGAGCCTGCTCCGCCGAGGGGCTCTCCTGTGTCGGGCCGAGCTGGGTCCGTACCTGAGCCCGTCGCAGTGTCCGGAGAGGACGACGGTGAACCAGAAGCCATGACTGTAAATATTTACACGTTAGCCTCCAGTCAAACACGCCGTGGGTTGAACGTCTAAAATACTGAAAGGGTCCAAATGAAGACAAAAGTGATGTGTGCGTCTGTTAAATATTTCAGCAAATATTCTGTTTTTATATGAGTCTATTATGTTCAAACATCAGCGACAGTAGGATTTGTTTCTCCGGTTGGTCCGGCTACGGTCCTTTCCCATAGAAGATCCGGATAACCCGCTGCCAGTAACAAAGGTTCCGCCATCGTTTCTGTTTATGTTGCCATGACGGTGCCGAATTGTGagtgctttaaaaataaaaattcaggAATTTTTTTGAGGTAGTTTTCCTTGATAACGACTTTGGAAGAACTCGTGAACTGCTTGCAGTAAGTTTACCTTTATTAAAATCTAGATTTTAACACGGAGAAGCAAGCTGTTATTTCCCCGTAACTTGAAATATATTTATTAGAATTTATCATTATATTTTAGTAAATGCTGGCTTCATGATTATTGATTATGATTACAATTTTTAGCAATTGACCTGCTCCATTGCATTTTATCAATTATTTTTCCGAGCGTTACATTTTGTTATACTAAAATTTCGACTATATTTATTGCcagaaaattattattattaaagtcgaaaaatacttttttctcaCTGTAATTACGTAATAACTTAAAAGTCCACCTCTGTGGTAGACTGTGATTAGTAAGTTTTCGCTTTTATTTTCCCCAACATTATCTTTAAAACATCCATATATTTTTTTGTCAACGGTGTACAATATTGGCCCAAATCTATTTGATTAAGCTTTGTTTTCTGCAATTAACATAAAAGGCATGTGTGGATAGGAGTTTTCAGTTGCCGTGGCAAAAAGATTTTTATTGTTAACAAACGCagtttttgtctttgtccaaCAAGTGTCGCTGTTCTTATAATAACGGACCGTCACCCCCTTTACGGTAATGTTCACGCGCTGGATCTTCTTCCCAGATAGGAACAGAGACAATAGAGCTTTACTACGGATGAATAAGAGTGTCACGTATATCTGCGTTTGCCACGCAACGTCATGACCCGGATTAATTAATTCCCTTTGGTACAGACCTGTTATTCTCTGCGTCTCCAGAGCACACTTCTCTGCCTTAGCCAATAATAGTCAAATCAACAGCATCTCTTCactacacacaaaacacaaaactacTTCAAAGGGTAGTTTTGTAACAAAATCTAACTTTTCCCTCTTACTTTATTTTCATTCGCAGCAAAAGCAGGTGCGACCAAAATCCACTGCATCCCTGTTCCAAATCTTTGAAGTGTCTTAAGTGGTTCAAGCAGGTTCTCATAACCAAATAGCTTTTTTTTACGAGCGGTCCCAACACCACACCAGTACTGCGCGCACTGCTGACGCAACCACGTCGCTCTGGCTTAATGCGATGGCGGACCGCAATGTCCGCAAACGTGCCCAGGGAGGGACGAAGCAAAGTCACTGAGGCAGTGCCACCGGTCCTGACAAACCACTGACACGGCAACGTAAAGAGGACACTGTCAAGTGCAGCTTCTTCGTCAGATACTATGCGGGACGGGATCTGCTCGGAGCGCACTGTCCGGGACCAACCAGAAGTGGAGTGAAGTCGAAGCGGAGTGCGCCGCGCTGACGCGCCGCATGTTGATCCAGCCAAGTTGACTGAAATAACAAAAGTCGCGTCGACGGAGAAGGGGACACCCGCTCTCGGATCTATTGGAGGTTTTAGGGGACACTTGTTCCGGCAAAATGAAATTCGCGGAGCATCTTTCGTCCCATATTACTCCAGAGTGGAGGAAACAATATCTTCAGTATGAGGTAAAGTGAAATTTGTCcttcatttcaaataaaaatcgTATGAGTCTTTGAATTTTTTCGGGAAAAGTTGAGCTTTGGCCTTGATATCCagccatatatatatatacacactatTTACGCATATAGATATTATTTTGCTTGATATTTTTCACTGGTCTTCCTCAGAGGGCAATAAAAGAATGGAGATAAGGGGGTGTCCTTTTGTTTATGGAGAGGAAATTGGCTGCGGTTGTTAAGAGCCACAGGGAGCATTTAGTCTTTATTATGCGTGTGAGGTGTCCAACATTAAAAAATGTACTAAAGGAgcagtttgatttaaaaaagaaaaaaagaacaaagataCAGGAATCACATTTACCGCTATAATTAGTAAACGAGTTTCTTATTAAAGAAGACCTTATCTTAAAATCTTTAGCTGCCTTAAGTGATTATTTTATCCTCATCTTGTCAAAACAAATATCGTGTTCTTATTTTTTCCACGTGCTCTCTGTCATACTTTTGTTTTATCGTAGGTTTATTCAGAAATTTACCTTTTCTTATTCCTTAATGTTATTGCAACAGCTTAACCTAACAATAAAAAGCTCAtattgtgtaaaaataaaaaaacacaacgcACACAAAGCCCCAAAACATTCCCCTCAGTATATTTTTGGTGGCATTATATAATTGTTATAAATATTTCACACAACATGAATCACTGGCGTATGAATCAAGCAAGGCTTCATCAAACCCGACTGGATTTTTAAGAGACCCTTGTGCACATATGTGAtttgtgtgtggtgttgtgtgGTAGCGGAGTCTTTTATCTTCACACCCCCCTTCTCAGCTTTGCATCTTCAACACTGAGAGTTTCGTTGCAGACATGTAGTGACAGCACCCACTGCTCGATTCCATTTGGCTCTATGAATTATAGACAAAGAGCCTGTTCCTTCAGCCTCAACATCCTGCATCTCAGACCCAACACAATCTCCGCGctggttttattttggaaacATGCCCTGAATGTGGTGATGAGATGAGTTTGAGTGCTCCAGCAGACATTTGGTTTGGCCCAGCCTGCCCTCAACGCTGCATTGGAAAGACCTGTAGGTCGAATAATTAATGCTTCAAAAAAAATTTAGACACGACAGGTGTGCAGGGACACATGGGCAGAAATAATCCACTATATAGAAATGCATCTAAATTGGAAGGCTAAACTGAGTCTTTGTGCGCGTAAAGTGACGCATTGCGAGCCCAGGGACGGATGCATGGCCGTGCCAGCCATTTTACACCTCCAGTCTTCAGCTCAGCACTCGCTGACCTGAGATGGTTGATGCTACATTTCCTCTGTCTTTATTCCTGTTTAAACTGTTTTTCCAGTCAAGCTGATAAATTAACATTCAACTAACatactcttttaaaaaaaatagaaacatttTTATATACATTATGTGTGATTGCTTCCCttttttaattcattaaaaCATAAACCAATTTTATTAGAGCAAAACTACGAATCTGTTCATGTTTAAATGAGAACAGACATAAGACATATATTCCATATATATGGTTCTCTGCTATAACCTTCCTTGACCGGATTCCTCCCTGCAGATTTTGCACCTTTGCGTGTATTTTGCATTGTTTGGTCTGAATTGAATGCTGTTACCTCCTGTGCGGGTGGGCTGGGAAGAGAATTCCCACATAGAGCTACACATGTGGTGTCCTTTAAATGACATTGAGAAACCCAAACTTAAGGTTAACAGATGCGTCTGTTAATCCCGCAGCATATTTTCACCCAAACGATGACAGCAGCTCATCAGTGGGCTGTGCTTTATTACAGCTGCCAACACTGGTGCCTTCTTGTGCTTCGATTAATTAACCCTCCGCACAGTTTATGTGCTCCTCCCTGTTTGAGAGCTCGCTATTGTCTGTTTAGATTGGACAGCCAGTCTCCATGCGCATTAGAAGCGCGCGGCTGAGCGGCTCTTTCACCAAAGAGAGGCTTTAGTTAGTGAAGCACCTCATTTGAACACGGCAGCATTGGCGAGGAGATTGAGTGATGGAGTAATTAGGTGTCTGCTTTAGCCTGCAGGGATGTTAGTTCCAAACCTATATGCTAAACAGCTGTTTGATATGGAAGCGTGCGGCTGCATGAAGGATGGTGATAATATGTGCCTCtaaatgaaatgtcaaattCAAACAGGCGTTCATCCAAAAGTGAACTTTCTTTCATGAAAACAGGTGTTTACACACATTCTACTGCAGCAGCAGTTAACGTGCAGATATAAAGAGTGAGAGTTGCAGGTTTGTGTGGGCGAGAAATCAGCGCCACTTTTGCATTtacctctgcactctcatcactcCTGTATGCTtacatgaggaagaggaggagggggaggaggaggaggaggaggaatagaGTGCCACTGGAGCTCCACATCTAAAATTCAAACCTGTGTAGTGATATGATGTGGATGGAACGCAGGGGCCTTTGTGATTTCAGTGAGGCATCGCTCTTTGCTCAAAGGTGAAGCCTTTGCTTTCGCCAATTAATCTAATTGATCTAGTTGTGCTGTGGAAACCAGAGCAGTTATCTCTGTACCCTGACAGAGGTTTTGTTAATGGCATATCAAATGTAAAACACTGTTCACATCAACACCAGCGCTGATTTATTAGCCTGTGTTCCTGCACTGGACAAGGCGACTGCTGAGAAGAGCTCTGCTTTCCATACCGCTCTCCTTCCTCGACATTCCTCCCCCACTGGGAGGACATCTGGTCCCCAACCAGACCTGCCCTCTCCATCccagctcctctccctccatcctctctgctcctcttccaaGATGCGGGGATCCGCTCGGAAACCGGAGAGATTCAAGTGAACCGCCACTGGCTTCCGGTCAGAGTCAGGGATCTCTTGAGACTAATGAGGCATGCTTCCTGATCTCCCACATCTCAGGGATCATTACCTGAaggatttcacagtctagaacTCAAATATGAGCTCCCAATTAGTGTGCACTCATGTCCATGTAAGTGCCTATTGACCTAAGTGGACACGTATACGTCTGAATGGAACTCCAGTCCGGTGCTTCTGCCACATGTTTGTTTTAGAGTCTtcattgtgtttttcctgctgctggctcAATTAAACTCAATTATTGTTGACAGGTTTCAACACTGGTTGCTGTCAAATCAGCAGATTTCCTTCAGTTCCCCAAAGAAACCCACTGAGCCTTTtgcgacccccccaccccccaccccacacgtCTCATTGCCATAGCAATGTCTGTTCCCCCCAGTTTGATGGGAGGGGCTTTCTGTTGGTCAGAGTCCgtttccacagcagcagtttgTCTCCTCTGGTAGAGTCAGAGCTCCCGTTCACCTTTCGGATTAGACACCACTGAGGGAGTGTCGCTGAGCTCGTGGTGCAATTCACAGAGGAACTTAAGTAGCAACTATCTGGCTGCTGCTAATGTGGCTAATGTGCAGCAGCTTCTGAGTGGTTCCCACCCCCACGTCCCCCATATGGGATCACTCCTAACACTCTCTGTCGCCCAGCTGCAGGTTGTATGGGAGGTGGGCAGAGATCAGCCCAAACATGCACAGTGTCACATCTTTAATAATTTGTTGAGATGTACCTGCTAATCTGTCAGTTTATATGATAACCCACATCAGCCTGATGATAGACAAACAATCTCCTGTaaccatttctctctctctctctctctctctctctctctctctctctctctctctctctctctcttccctctgtctctccactTCCCTATGTCTCTGTTTAATCTGTCCTTTTAATTACAGAGGAACGTCTTCATAACACAACTGTCTTATTAAATCCAAACTGTAATTTAAGCTCTCATTAGTTTCGATATTAATCATGAGCTTGAACAATGATcacatttttgattaaaaagaaaaccaaacaacTAGAATTAATAGAGGATGCATTTGAAACTTTACTTCACAGAGGGGGGATTAAAATTTATCCTCTTGTTAATTCCAGTTGTTCCTTTCTATATGTCACATACATTCAGATGAGATCATGAAGTCAGTACTTATGACgctgtttcctcttcctctttaggCATTCAAGGAAATGTTATATGCTGCCCAGGATCAGGCGCCATCCGCCGAAGGTAAGGTGTCTGTctttgcacatgcacacactcatgcacatgcacatactCAGGCACATGCACATactcaggcacacacaccagAGCCCTCTGGCCTGTTTGGGCATCCCCAGAATAACAGACCTTCATCTGCTAAAAATAGTCAGAAATCATTGCTGCCACTCACGTCTCCAGGCTGTAACAAAACCAAACGAACCAGGATTTTCTAACTCTCGGGTTCCTTTTTTGATAAACCCAGAAGCTCCTTTTGCGTTCTGTAAAACCTCCTCTGTCCTAATCGATGAACAGAGACCCGTTTGGAGCCAGCGTTCTGCTGGACTGCTGGCTCCCACCGCACCAGCGACAAAGACGAACACTGGCTATAATTAATCTCTGGTGTTAAACTGCAAGTGATGAGAGAAGGAACGCAGACCATTAGCTTTTATTTCAGAATGCTATTTTGTGCAAGGAAATAAGTTTATTTAGCAGGAAGTCTTATTTTTACGCCTCAGAGATGTGCTGATCCATTCGTTGGACACAGACGTGCGTCTGGGGGGTGCGGGGTGAAAATTCTCGCATCTCCACTCTGAGATGAACGCATGTGCTCGGTATGAGTCTGGGGAGAATTTTTGATGGTTTGCCACCTGGTTCTCCCTCAGCTCCCACAGACATTTAGCATTTTAGGGGGACTCAGATCTGTCTTCATGTGGGACTTAACTGACTGAGAGCAAACATCTTTTTCATGGCAGCTCACCTTTCAGAGCAGTCCCCTGAGGCCGTTAGCCATTGTGAGGGAACTCAGTGGATGATAAATCGTTTCCCGTCTTAAGCTTAAGTTGTGCTCATGGGTCAGTGCCTCAGTCAGCCTGTCGTAGGAGCACGGTGAGTCCTGTGAACAGACAGCAGATCAATCCATCACTACAGAATCATACAGTGTGGTGATGTTTCAGCCTGTGCTCACAGCGAAGCACTCAAGCCTTCCTTTAACTGCTGAGAGAAAGTGTCTAATGAAAACAGAAGCACACAAACAATGGTATTGAGTCCTGACCCGGCTTCTCTCCCCTGGTCGGAGATTTGGCGGCATTTCATAAGAGAAACGAGATCAGTGTGTTATGAATTCTGTGTTGACGACTGCAGCGCTTTTCCCTCCACATCCACCAGACCTGAGCCATCACATCTGATTGAGTTTCAACTGGGGCAGGAAgatattggggggggggattagctCTTTATTTTGTGAGGGTGGACAAAGCTTTTGCACATTCCTGCATGCAAAACACACAGGACGTTTGGGCTCTGAGGCAAACCCGTGCTGCAGTTCACGATGTGAatatcagctttatttttttctacatCAACCATTCagtctgctttgtttctgttgttgtctgACCTTAAATTTGTTGTAATAATTCTACTTCAGGGTTCGggcagaaaaaaatgaatggGGTGTTTATGCCACGATCTGTTGATTTTAAAACATCAGCATTTTGCTGGTTAATTGAAAAGTAAATGTTTGATTAGAAGGTGTGCTCCATCCTGGCTTTACATCATTTCTTCTGTCTACTctgctgttttttaaagaaGCACCATTTTGGTATTCAGAGGATGTTTCCTTTGCCTGAGGCAGACAGTTTCCTGGGTTATAACCGCTATTTGCTCAGCAACAGTGTTCTCCCAGACGGAGCGGTGTAGTCAATACTGTATACACCCCAGTCCTGAGCAGGCAGCACTATTATTATTTGATAACCACAATTATCACATGTGAGAtatgtgagtttttttttttttttaaaacaatcatGATACACCCAATAATGATATACCCAGACAAAAGCAGCTCTTCAGCAGCATTTTCCTTAAATCCCTTTGAACACCAGCAATTAAGAGAGCTTGTTGCACATTCAGACAGGTCCTATGACCTTTCACCTGCCTTTGAGTTCCTTTGTTCTCCCTCCATTTTTCCACTGGCCCTCGTGTAACTGTAATTAAAACATGCCTGTGTCTGTGCTGTAGGACAGCTGGTTGGCTGTCAACCCCCCTCATTCCAACCACAACAATGAGTTATGTCTCATTCTGATTCACTCAGTGTGGAGGTTATTCCTGAGGTCTCAGAGCAATGGCTTAAGATAAAAGAAGGTACAGCGTTGAAGAATGTACGTGcaactcacacacatgcaccaatAACATTTCCTAAACATGTTTATtaaacctgcagagagaaaggTTTCACAGTGCAACCTGTTCCTCTGCTGCATCAGTCCGTCCCTGTTACACTACTCTGAAAATAGCCCTCAGTCTGCTGCGGGATCtctgctggacaggaagtgggagctGTGGGAGGATGGTAGTGATGGGACGGTCACACTTGTACAGGGAGTATAAACTCGCCAAATCAATAAATTGTATAGGAGacgatgtgtgtgtttatggggaGAATTATTCAATTAAGGTTTTGAGCAGACTAGAAAGTCAGGTTGCCTCTCCTGCATGCGCGTTTTAGTTTTGCACACGTTTGCTTTGTGAACCATGTTGAAATTTTGCCCTGGCTGCTACTGAGCAAAGATAAGGtgtctgcttttattttaagagTGCTGCGGTAATACAGGCACCCCGACGTTATCTCAGAGCTGGGATGTTGCCTTTGTAGCAACACGTGGACAGGAACTCCAATGAAAACTTAAAATACATACTTGAAAATATAAGTAACAGTATaagattgattttaaaaaacatcctCATCAATGCTACTCACATGAATGGTGATCACCAATGGTTCTATCTGATGTAAGGCAAATATagcttttttaatttaatctatAGAGAAGAACAATATTTCACCTCAGGTCATTTGTATGAGAGTGAGCACGTGATCACAAAGTTTATCCACATTCTTAACAGCAAGGGCCCAAGTTGTTCATTATCTATGAGCTGTTCAAACACAGCACACGAGGgggtgtgtgcgtatgtgtgtgtcaaaTTTCTCCCTGTCCATATGAAT encodes:
- the acbd6 gene encoding acyl-CoA-binding domain-containing protein 6, which encodes MASGSPSSSPDTATGSGTDPARPDTGEPLGGAGSDSDSDLDLSKFDCSAMEMGDRVDGEELEREFESAADRLRDLVQTASREQLLYLYARYKQAKVGKCNTPKPGFFDFEGQKKWQAWKELGDMEAEQAMREYIACINVLDPEGSTKERRGTERRTGFGGAAVSSLYQEETIREEDKNIFDYCRENNIEHISQAISSQKVDVNTKDEEGRALLHWACDRGHKELVSVLLQNKADINSQDNEGQTALHYASACEFADIVELLLDAGADPSIKDMEGSLPEEVTESSAISSLLRQYTAPKG